One Pseudochaenichthys georgianus chromosome 4, fPseGeo1.2, whole genome shotgun sequence DNA window includes the following coding sequences:
- the LOC139433792 gene encoding uncharacterized protein, producing SAAFDTVNHQILLRTLQELGVSGSALSLLTSYLKDRTYQVVARISACLADISQWMSAHHLKLNLDKTEVLFLPGKDCPSPDLTINIGPSVVSPTQTARNLGVILDNNLSFTANIAATTRCCRYTLFNIRKIRPQLTQKSTQVLVQALVTSRLDYCNSLLAGLPACAIRPLQLIQNAAARLVFNLPTFSHTTPLLRSLHWLPVTARIHFKTLVLAYHAANGSGPSYIQDMVKPYTPARALRSASTKRLAAPSLRGGPKFPSAKTRGFAILAPKWWNELPIEMRTAESLHTFRRRLKTHL from the exons tctgctgcattcgacacggtgaatcatcagatcctccttcgcactctccaagaacttggagtttcaggctctgcactttccctcctcacctcatacctcaaagaccgcaccta ccaggtcgtcgcacgcatctctgcttgtttagctgacatctctcagtggatgtccgctcatcatctcaagctcaaccttgacaaaactgaagtgcttttccttccgggaaaagattgtccctctcctgacctaactatcaacatcggcccctctgttgtttccccgactcagactgcaaggaatctgggtgttatcctagataacaacctgtcgtttactgcaaacatcgctgctacaacccgctgctgcagatacacgcttttcaacatcaggaagatacgcccacagctgacccagaaatcgacgcaggttctggtccaggctctcgtcacctcacgcctagactactgcaactccctcctggctggtctacctgcatgtgccatccgacctctgcagctcatccagaatgcagcggctcgtctggtcttcaaccttccaacattttcccacaccacgccgctcctccgctccctccactggcttccggtaactgctagaatccacttcaagacactggtacttgcgtaccatgctgcgaatggatctggcccttcctacatccaggacatggttaaaccgtacaccccagcacgtgcactacgctctgcatcaaccaaacgactcgctgcaccctcactgcgagggggacccaagttcccatcagcaaaaacacgtgggtttgctatcctagctccaaaatggtggaatgagctccccattgaaatgaggaccgcagaaagcttacacaccttccggcgcagactgaaaactcatctc